The Pelagicoccus enzymogenes region CGCCTCGCCAACAGCATCGCGGCCATCGCCGAGGACAAGATCATCACCGTCGAGGAAGTGCGACGCGAACTCGAACCCTACCTGCCCTCCATCCAAAAGGACTCCGGCGGCGACCCCATGAAATTCCGTCAGGCCATCGAGAAGATGGAGGCTGAGATTATCCAAAACCTCACCGACAACGTCCTCATCGTGAAGCAGTTCTACGAGGACAAGGGCCAAATCCCAGCCAGCTTCGTAGACAACGAAATCGAGGAAACCATCATCACCAAGTTCGAGGGCAAACGCTCCCTCTACTTGGACTACCTCAAGTCGATCGGCAAGACGCCGGAGGAGCACCGCACCATGATCAAGGAAGAGATCATTGTGAACTACATGCGCAGCAAGATGCGCAAGTCCGCTTCCATCGTCAGTCCGGTGCGCATCGAGGAATTCTACAAGGAGTACAAGCAGGAGTTCTTTCAAGAGGAAGCTCTCCACTTGCGACTCATCCGCCTAACGAAGCTTGCCGACGAGAGCGACGAGGTGCTCAAGCAAACCGCTGACGAAATTTACGAAAAGCTGGAAATGGGCTTCGCCTTCGACGAGCTCGCCGCAAAATACAGCAACGACGCCAAGGCGAAGAAAGGCGGCGACTGGGGCTGGGTCACGCGCGGCTCCTTGATCGAAGAACTCAGCGGTCCGGCCTTTGCCCTCAAGGAAGGCGAATTCAGCGAGCCGATCTTCATCAAGAACAACCTCTTCATCCTCTATTCCGAGGAACACCGCCCAGAAGGCTACCTTCCGCTCCCAGAGGTGCGCGCCGACATCGAGGACATCCTCATCACCCAAATGGCCAGCGAGGCCGAAGCCAAATTCCTCGAACGCCTACGCCGCGACGGCTACGTGCGCCGCTTCAACTAAGCGACAAAAGCGAACCACTTTCCCAGAACGCGAGTCTTCACCGGCTCGCGTTTTTTGTGGAGGGACGGGTTTCACCCCGTCCGCACATCCCGATTTGCGGGAAGCGGCCTTGTCGAAGCCCCTGTTTA contains the following coding sequences:
- a CDS encoding peptidylprolyl isomerase, with amino-acid sequence MIKKATLIFTLLIPLAFTTAQKLPKGARLANSIAAIAEDKIITVEEVRRELEPYLPSIQKDSGGDPMKFRQAIEKMEAEIIQNLTDNVLIVKQFYEDKGQIPASFVDNEIEETIITKFEGKRSLYLDYLKSIGKTPEEHRTMIKEEIIVNYMRSKMRKSASIVSPVRIEEFYKEYKQEFFQEEALHLRLIRLTKLADESDEVLKQTADEIYEKLEMGFAFDELAAKYSNDAKAKKGGDWGWVTRGSLIEELSGPAFALKEGEFSEPIFIKNNLFILYSEEHRPEGYLPLPEVRADIEDILITQMASEAEAKFLERLRRDGYVRRFN